The genomic segment GTGGCCACGGTCCACCGCAATTGATGTGAAATTTGTTCACACCTCTATTAAATTCGGTGGCAGACACTGCTATGCCACCGCCATTTGGAACCCTGGTAATTATAATGGGGTGTTTTCCATGTTCATTGTGcagcatttttttttctcattcatGTCAACATAATGTCTTACATTGTTGTCATTTCTCTGATCAGAATAGTTGTAAAGGCTGGTTATGAAGAAATAAAGTCCTGCTCATTTTATAGGGAGTTGTCTTTTGTTGGAGGTGTCATAGTGTTAGGAGAGAGATATAGCCAGAATGTTACCTGGGGATTCCTCGCATCATTCGACATCTGATAGCGGGCCTTCTAGAAATTCTCAAGATAAGCAAGAGGAAGTCCGTCGTTGGTATTTTtcaagaaaagaaatagaagaaaattCCCCATCAAGAATGGATGGTATTGATTTGAAGAAAGAGACATACTTGCGCAAGTCGTATTGTACATTTTTGCAGGATTTGGGCATGAGGCTGAAAGTGTAAGTTCATGGTTCACATTTGGATGCCAATGGGCTGATTTATTGTGTTGAATGTGAATATTGGGTTTCATTAGTTGCCATTCTGAACATCAAGCATCATTTATAATGGAAATAGAAAGTTAATGTTATTCGCTGCTTGTTTTATGTGTAACGCACATGCATGTCTTTCCTGTTTATTGTCAAtgtatgtattcaatttcttcataaAGTTTATAGCTTCAAAAAATGGAAGTAATACTAATATTAGGTAGAaggtttttaaatttgtttattcaacGTTGTTATAATTCATTTTGCAAACATTGAGATGTTATTTACTGCAATTTGCTGGTTGTTTCAATGCTGGTCTCTGGATTGAAAGTAGATTTTGAATTCACTATATCATAATTATAGAAATGAAATAAAGTTTTTAATGTTagcatttttcttttaaaaatatatatctttATTTTACTGTCTATAGTGTACATGTTTATAGCTGCTGTTACTGATAATTTTGGGCAACATTGCCTGGTTTGGATAGGATGCCTTTGGTGAGCGATTGTTGGATCTCTATGGCTTGCTGTGATGAAACTATAGAAGAATCTAGACAAGTGGTTGTTTGGGAGTAGAGTGACGTAGGAAATGGTATTGTGCATGCATGTCTGCACTCATGCATGTGTGTGTCTGTAGTCTGTCATTCTTTCTATTATTGGCAATCTTTTGACACTCTGTGTGGTTTAACTCGTAGTAAAAGCTACTCATGCACATATACATGTAAATTGTGTGTGTGTCTATGAGTGTGAATATCTGTCATCCTTTTCCACATTATATTTCTGGGAAAGGTGTCTATATCAGTTATAAATAACTAAAGGGTGTTGTTCAAGGAGGGCTTTTTCATATTTGACTAGGTTTGATCTATAGAGAGTTAAATCAAGCCCTGACAGTGTGACATTACTTGTATTGATAATATTTGGATCTTTGTTGGCTATCATTGAATGAATTTGACTCCGTTTCTTATCTGGCAAAGGCCTCAGGTAACAATAGCTACAGCAATAATCTTTTGTCACCGCTTCTTCATTCGACAATCACATGTGAAAAATGATAGAAGGGTGAGTTGTTATTCTCATTGTCCAGTTAATCTTTCTTAAACTTTATCAAGGTAAATGTATTTACTCTTTCCTTTTAAAATTTGAAGCAATCCTCGTATTTTGGTTCCATTTCACTATGCATTTTTATTGAGTTGCATTTCTTTTGGATGGTATAATGCCGGTATGCATGCTAGAATGACTGAGGGTTAAAACCATGAAAAGTGTTATTATACTAGCTgaagattattatttttttgttttgatcataTGCTTAACTTCAGTTCCTTGCTTGGCAGACCATTGCTACTGTGTGTATGTTCATAGCTGGGAAAGTTGAAGAGACACCTCGTCCATTAAAGGATGTTATTCTCGTTTCCTATGAGATAATACACAAAAAAGATCCTGCTGCAGCTCAGAGGATCAAACAGAAGGTGTTCTTTAACTTAATGGTGCTTTCGCCAGTTTATATGTATTCCTCGTACTGATGCTTTGACCACTTTTCCTCCGTGTCGTGTATCTTGCTCCCTGACTTGTTCAATAGTTCTTTTGCCTGTTCTTACTTGCCATTCATGATCTTTCTCATTCCATTTTCTCTCTTTCACTCATTTTCTTATTCATCGGACATATAAGACTAACCCCATATTTTCTTCTTAGAAAGCCTAATGAGCTAAATTCCCATGCACGGTTCGGTATGAGGACTTCACCTTTGAGATGTTAGGCACGTGTAATATTTGTCCAGTCTGTTGATTATTGTGTGATATATTGCCCATGAGTGTAAAATCGCAATCATGGTGTGTTTCTCTTTCCTTCTGTCTGTTCCTCTTGAACTCAAAATTCTTGCTCAGAATCAAATTTTTTCCTCCAACAGCTGTGTCCTTGGTAAAATATCTCCCtgctactttttttttaattattgttaaaatataacatttctttatgccctagttattaattttttgtttttaattttcttttgtttgcataaTGTAGTTATTAGGCGTTGCTCATTAGCCTCGATATCTCTTGCAGGAAGTGTATGAACAACAAAAGGAGCTAATTTTAATTGGGGAGAGGGTTGTGCTTGCCACTTTGGGGTTTGACCTCAACGTTCACCATCCATATAAACCTCTTGTTGAGGCTATAAAGAAATTCAAGGTTGCTCAGAATGCTCTTGCCCAAGTCGCATGGAATTTTGTTAACGACGGGTATGTTTTCAAGCTGTGCTGCTTCAAGTTTGAAAAAATCACTTCTGTTTTTCTGACTCATTGTGAAGCGCCTTGCAGGTTGAGGACGTCACTCTGCCTCCAATTTAAGCCTCATCATATTGCAGCTGGTGCTATTTTCCTCGCTGCCAAGTTCCTCAAAGTAAAGCTTCCGTCAGATGGTGAGAAGGTCTGGTGGCAAGAATTTGACGTCACCCCACGCCAGTTGGAAGGTTGGTATCCTttccataaatttatttttcaatatcttGTGGATATACTATGTTTTCTGGACTCGAGTGTGAGCGTTGGACACAGGTATGttgttcttttttcttcattatcTACATGTCTGGATATGCATCGAACATGATTATTTCCAGAAAAAtgaatattgaagtatttgaaagaGGTTGTTTCTCTTAAATTTAACCCATTGGATGCAAAATGGTATGTATCTGTTACTTGCAATTCATTTGGTTTGGTAGGCAGTCTGTTTATTGCCGCGTCGTGTGAAATTCCGTGGATCCTGCTGTGGACGCATagttatcttcttcttttttccccttGTGTGTTTAGTTGGATATCGTACTAAGTCAACCATGGTTATTTTATCTTGAAGAGGTTAGCAATCAAATGCTGGAACTTTATGAGCAAAACCGAGTACCCCCATCTCAGGGTAGTGAAGTAGAAGGAGGTGGTGTCGGTGGTGATACATCTCATCGAACACAGGCTAAACATCCATCGGGAAGTGAGGAAAAACAAGTATCTTCACGGTCAGTGGCCGACCACTCATCTGTTGACAAACATGGTATGTCAACAAGGACTGCCCAAAATCAAAATAGTGCTAATGGTGAGATGGGAGGTGTTATTACTGATCACAAGTTGGATACTGAGACCAAGGATGGTAATCAACATCATGAGCTATTACCGCATAAGGAGCACATGAGGGAAGTTTCAAATAAATCTAGGTCTGGAACGGAGCGAACCGGGGGAGAAGACCAGGAAAGAACTGGCGGAAGAAATGACACTGCAGAAACCGGTGAATGGAGAGATGAGGGAGCATCACGTAAGGGTAGCGGTGTGGTTGGGCGAAACTTGGACATTCGGGAAGGACCTGTTGGCCAGTCACCCAAAGAAGCtattaaaatagacaaaaataagtTGAAGGCTGCGCTTGAGAAAAGAAGGAAGTCGCGTGGGGAAACGATGAAGAAAAAGGATGTCATGGACGAAGACGATCTTATCGAGAGGGAACTAGAGGATGGGGTTGAATTGGCTGTGGAAGATGAGAAAATCAAGCGAGAACGACAGAACTGGTCTAGAAATGAGAATCAAGATCATGTTAAGGACCATGGGGAaatgggagaagcgaaccactACATTACAAAAGGGCAATCATCTCAGGGATTTGAAACAGAGGCTGCCGAAGAAGGAGAAATGCTGGATGATGCTTCTCCAAAAGTAAATCCCCAAAAGCGAAAAGGTGGAAGCCCACCAGAGAGGCAATCTGAAGGGAAGAAACGTCATGAGTACACATCAAGTTACAACCACGACACCGTAGAAGACGGGCCAAAAAGTGGTCGTAATAGTTATCCGGATAAAGAATATCGAAGGCATGCACACGAGAATCATTTCTGAGGCAGTATTAACAGTAAGTCCAcgcattttgatttattaatgAGCGTATGATATTGGAAAACTGGTTTCTGACTGATTTTCGAACCTCGCTTTCCATgtactaaaaattaaattctgATTTTGATTGCCTACACTGGCTTTTATATCTTGACTGTAACAGAATGTTCGGAACGAGGATGCTTAGGCTtgaagaagagaaagtaaaagaggcaattaatttatttacttcaTATGCATGGGTTAAAGTACTTTGTGAGGTCCCTATAATCCCCTCATAGAGTTAATTTTTACTTATAAAAAATGCCTTGATA from the Gossypium hirsutum isolate 1008001.06 chromosome D09, Gossypium_hirsutum_v2.1, whole genome shotgun sequence genome contains:
- the LOC107891752 gene encoding cyclin-T1-5 isoform X1 → MLPGDSSHHSTSDSGPSRNSQDKQEEVRRWYFSRKEIEENSPSRMDGIDLKKETYLRKSYCTFLQDLGMRLKVPQVTIATAIIFCHRFFIRQSHVKNDRRTIATVCMFIAGKVEETPRPLKDVILVSYEIIHKKDPAAAQRIKQKEVYEQQKELILIGERVVLATLGFDLNVHHPYKPLVEAIKKFKVAQNALAQVAWNFVNDGLRTSLCLQFKPHHIAAGAIFLAAKFLKVKLPSDGEKVWWQEFDVTPRQLEEVSNQMLELYEQNRVPPSQGSEVEGGGVGGDTSHRTQAKHPSGSEEKQVSSRSVADHSSVDKHGMSTRTAQNQNSANGEMGGVITDHKLDTETKDGNQHHELLPHKEHMREVSNKSRSGTERTGGEDQERTGGRNDTAETGEWRDEGASRKGSGVVGRNLDIREGPVGQSPKEAIKIDKNKLKAALEKRRKSRGETMKKKDVMDEDDLIERELEDGVELAVEDEKIKRERQNWSRNENQDHVKDHGEMGEANHYITKGQSSQGFETEAAEEGEMLDDASPKVNPQKRKGGSPPERQSEGKKRHEYTSSYNHDTVEDGPKSGRNSYPDKEYRRHAHENHF
- the LOC107891752 gene encoding cyclin-T1-5 isoform X4 produces the protein MSVKSQSWCVSLSFCLFLLNSKFLLRIKFFPPTAVSLEVYEQQKELILIGERVVLATLGFDLNVHHPYKPLVEAIKKFKVAQNALAQVAWNFVNDGLRTSLCLQFKPHHIAAGAIFLAAKFLKVKLPSDGEKVWWQEFDVTPRQLEEVSNQMLELYEQNRVPPSQGSEVEGGGVGGDTSHRTQAKHPSGSEEKQVSSRSVADHSSVDKHGMSTRTAQNQNSANGEMGGVITDHKLDTETKDGNQHHELLPHKEHMREVSNKSRSGTERTGGEDQERTGGRNDTAETGEWRDEGASRKGSGVVGRNLDIREGPVGQSPKEAIKIDKNKLKAALEKRRKSRGETMKKKDVMDEDDLIERELEDGVELAVEDEKIKRERQNWSRNENQDHVKDHGEMGEANHYITKGQSSQGFETEAAEEGEMLDDASPKVNPQKRKGGSPPERQSEGKKRHEYTSSYNHDTVEDGPKSGRNSYPDKEYRRHAHENHF
- the LOC107891752 gene encoding cyclin-T1-5 isoform X2, which encodes MNLTPFLIWQRPQVTIATAIIFCHRFFIRQSHVKNDRRTIATVCMFIAGKVEETPRPLKDVILVSYEIIHKKDPAAAQRIKQKEVYEQQKELILIGERVVLATLGFDLNVHHPYKPLVEAIKKFKVAQNALAQVAWNFVNDGLRTSLCLQFKPHHIAAGAIFLAAKFLKVKLPSDGEKVWWQEFDVTPRQLEEVSNQMLELYEQNRVPPSQGSEVEGGGVGGDTSHRTQAKHPSGSEEKQVSSRSVADHSSVDKHGMSTRTAQNQNSANGEMGGVITDHKLDTETKDGNQHHELLPHKEHMREVSNKSRSGTERTGGEDQERTGGRNDTAETGEWRDEGASRKGSGVVGRNLDIREGPVGQSPKEAIKIDKNKLKAALEKRRKSRGETMKKKDVMDEDDLIERELEDGVELAVEDEKIKRERQNWSRNENQDHVKDHGEMGEANHYITKGQSSQGFETEAAEEGEMLDDASPKVNPQKRKGGSPPERQSEGKKRHEYTSSYNHDTVEDGPKSGRNSYPDKEYRRHAHENHF
- the LOC107891752 gene encoding cyclin-T1-5 isoform X3, translated to MFIAGKVEETPRPLKDVILVSYEIIHKKDPAAAQRIKQKEVYEQQKELILIGERVVLATLGFDLNVHHPYKPLVEAIKKFKVAQNALAQVAWNFVNDGLRTSLCLQFKPHHIAAGAIFLAAKFLKVKLPSDGEKVWWQEFDVTPRQLEEVSNQMLELYEQNRVPPSQGSEVEGGGVGGDTSHRTQAKHPSGSEEKQVSSRSVADHSSVDKHGMSTRTAQNQNSANGEMGGVITDHKLDTETKDGNQHHELLPHKEHMREVSNKSRSGTERTGGEDQERTGGRNDTAETGEWRDEGASRKGSGVVGRNLDIREGPVGQSPKEAIKIDKNKLKAALEKRRKSRGETMKKKDVMDEDDLIERELEDGVELAVEDEKIKRERQNWSRNENQDHVKDHGEMGEANHYITKGQSSQGFETEAAEEGEMLDDASPKVNPQKRKGGSPPERQSEGKKRHEYTSSYNHDTVEDGPKSGRNSYPDKEYRRHAHENHF